One genomic window of Undibacterium cyanobacteriorum includes the following:
- a CDS encoding ABC transporter permease, which translates to MNSDLPRWATNIVLPLLNLLSALAVAAGVIYLLGEQPGEALGILINSALGTPEGLGYTLFYTTTYVLTGLSVSVAMQAGLFNIGSEGQMYLGGLGLTLLMLQFDASMPTWVLVPMGILGAMIFGAAWAFLPGYLQARRGSHVVVTTIMFNFIAASLMNFIIITYLIPVGEQNPASRMFAETAWLPRLNTLIPALGDNPLNISFLLCLVCLGVYGFVVWRTRWGYALRAAGKNPHAAHYAGISIAKVIMVTMLISGALAGLASVNSVAGSTHYLSLNFTAGAGFVGIAVALMGRQQPVGLFLAAALFGVLMQGGFDLSFEKPNIPPETFVFIQGMIILFCGAMENMYAPLLARLLKSLNAKGARHA; encoded by the coding sequence ATGAATTCTGATTTGCCACGTTGGGCGACCAACATCGTTTTACCACTGCTGAATTTGCTGTCGGCCTTGGCGGTCGCGGCAGGCGTGATTTATTTGCTCGGTGAACAGCCCGGCGAAGCACTCGGCATTTTGATTAACAGCGCCTTGGGTACACCAGAAGGACTGGGTTACACCTTGTTCTACACCACGACCTATGTCTTGACAGGTTTGTCGGTGTCGGTGGCGATGCAAGCGGGCTTGTTTAATATTGGTAGTGAAGGCCAGATGTATCTTGGTGGTCTCGGCTTAACGCTCCTGATGTTGCAATTCGATGCCAGTATGCCGACTTGGGTGTTGGTACCGATGGGTATACTCGGAGCGATGATTTTTGGTGCAGCTTGGGCATTCTTACCGGGATATCTGCAGGCGCGTCGTGGTAGTCACGTGGTGGTGACGACGATTATGTTTAACTTCATCGCGGCATCGCTGATGAACTTTATCATCATCACTTATCTGATTCCGGTTGGGGAACAAAATCCTGCGAGTCGCATGTTTGCCGAGACCGCTTGGTTGCCGCGCTTGAATACCTTGATTCCGGCACTTGGCGACAATCCCTTGAATATCAGCTTTTTGCTCTGTCTCGTGTGTCTTGGCGTGTACGGTTTTGTCGTTTGGCGCACACGCTGGGGTTATGCCTTGCGTGCCGCTGGTAAGAATCCACATGCTGCGCATTATGCTGGTATTTCTATCGCTAAAGTCATCATGGTCACGATGTTGATTTCGGGGGCTTTGGCCGGTCTTGCTTCAGTCAATAGTGTCGCTGGTTCGACCCATTACTTGAGTCTTAATTTCACGGCTGGTGCTGGCTTTGTCGGGATTGCGGTGGCGCTGATGGGACGCCAACAACCGGTGGGTCTGTTCCTTGCCGCAGCCTTGTTTGGTGTCTTGATGCAGGGTGGTTTTGACCTCTCGTTTGAGAAGCCCAATATTCCACCAGAAACCTTTGTCTTTATTCAGGGCATGATTATTTTGTTCTGCGGTGCGATGGAAAATATGTACGCGCCTTTGCTTGCACGTCTCTTGAAATCCTTGAACGCGAAAGGAGCACGTCATGCTTGA
- a CDS encoding ABC transporter ATP-binding protein, whose translation MSNAVEFRQISKRFGKVLANDAVSFSIASGTVHGVIGENGAGKSTLMSILYGYYHADEGEILINGQVRAIPNSHEAIALGIGMVHQHFMLVETMSVLDNIMLGMEGGFRLKRRRQEIAEDLRRLCNEYGLELKLDALVHDLSVGEQQRVEILKQLYRNANILILDEPTAVLTPQETEALFAILKLFKQQGKTVILITHKLPEIMAITDRVTVMRAGGVVATVETAETDKEDLALKMVGRKVVTELPRQTLHAGDVMLSVHDLQLKNAQGVSLLSDINFDLKAGEIVAIAGVSGNGQSELLEVIAGMCLDKTEHLQGSITLAGQSISFNKADPRLPATLRRLGLGHVPEDRLRDGVVKEFSVWENLLLGQQSDQIYLDKKASIAACDALLEQFEVRPMDSSLRISQLSGGNQQKVVMAREIAAKPKVLLVGQPTRGVDIGTIQRIHTELLALRDAGVAILLVSAELEEIRALADRILVMSGGRITGEVAIADYDTTRIGLLMGGLHK comes from the coding sequence ATGTCTAATGCCGTTGAATTTCGTCAGATATCAAAGCGCTTCGGCAAAGTGCTCGCGAATGATGCGGTGAGTTTTTCCATCGCCAGCGGCACTGTGCACGGCGTGATTGGTGAAAATGGTGCCGGTAAATCTACGCTCATGAGTATTTTGTATGGCTATTACCATGCAGATGAAGGTGAGATTTTGATTAATGGCCAAGTGCGTGCGATTCCGAATAGCCATGAAGCGATCGCGCTCGGCATCGGCATGGTGCATCAGCATTTCATGTTGGTTGAGACCATGAGCGTACTCGACAATATCATGCTCGGTATGGAAGGTGGATTCCGCTTAAAGCGCCGTCGTCAAGAAATCGCCGAGGACCTTCGTCGCTTGTGCAATGAGTATGGTTTGGAACTAAAGCTGGACGCCCTGGTGCATGATTTATCGGTTGGTGAACAGCAGCGGGTCGAGATTCTCAAGCAGCTGTATCGCAATGCCAATATTTTGATCCTTGATGAACCAACCGCGGTATTGACACCACAAGAAACGGAAGCCCTGTTCGCGATTTTGAAATTGTTCAAGCAGCAGGGAAAGACGGTGATTCTGATTACTCACAAGCTGCCTGAAATTATGGCGATTACTGATCGCGTAACAGTGATGCGTGCCGGTGGCGTGGTGGCGACCGTAGAAACCGCGGAAACTGATAAAGAAGATTTAGCGCTCAAGATGGTCGGTCGAAAAGTGGTGACGGAATTGCCTCGCCAAACTTTGCATGCTGGCGATGTGATGTTGAGCGTCCACGATTTGCAGCTGAAAAATGCACAAGGCGTGAGTTTGTTGAGTGATATTAATTTCGATCTCAAGGCCGGTGAAATTGTCGCGATCGCCGGTGTGTCGGGTAATGGTCAATCCGAATTGTTGGAAGTGATTGCGGGCATGTGCTTGGATAAGACCGAACACCTGCAGGGAAGTATCACCTTAGCTGGCCAATCAATTTCCTTCAACAAAGCAGACCCACGTTTGCCTGCGACTTTGCGTCGCCTCGGCTTGGGGCATGTGCCCGAAGATCGCTTGCGTGATGGTGTGGTGAAAGAATTTAGCGTGTGGGAAAACCTCCTGTTGGGCCAGCAAAGCGATCAGATTTATCTCGATAAAAAAGCCAGTATCGCTGCTTGCGATGCCTTGCTTGAGCAGTTTGAAGTGCGTCCCATGGATTCGTCTTTGCGGATCTCCCAATTGTCGGGTGGTAATCAACAAAAAGTGGTGATGGCACGTGAGATCGCTGCCAAGCCGAAAGTTTTATTGGTCGGTCAACCGACCCGTGGTGTCGATATCGGCACCATACAACGTATTCATACCGAATTGCTGGCGCTGCGTGACGCAGGCGTCGCGATTCTTTTGGTGTCCGCTGAGCTGGAAGAAATTCGTGCTTTGGCGGATCGTATTCTCGTGATGTCAGGCGGCCGCATTACTGGTGAAGTGGCGATTGCCGACTATGACACGACACGTATTGGCTTATTGATGGGTGGTCTGCATAAATGA
- a CDS encoding uridine kinase family protein: MKPYLVGITGGSGSGKTTFIHALMKMMPANSVSLLSQDNYYKTIDQQTRDENSVENFDIPSSLDLDKFYADVLRLQEGQDLAIKEYTFNRTDVVPKIIHIPAAPVVLLEGIYALHHEQLNAIVDLKVFIDADDHHRLQRRIQRDAVERGYDQDDVMYRLSRHHQPAFEEFILPHRSKADIVIPNNHHFEKGLEMLAHFLQWKAQERA; this comes from the coding sequence ATGAAACCATACTTAGTGGGAATCACTGGCGGTAGTGGCAGCGGCAAAACAACTTTCATCCATGCGTTGATGAAAATGATGCCGGCAAATAGCGTTTCATTGCTCTCTCAAGATAATTACTACAAAACCATCGATCAGCAAACGCGTGATGAAAATAGCGTAGAAAACTTCGACATTCCGAGTTCGCTCGATCTCGATAAATTCTATGCTGACGTATTGCGCCTGCAGGAAGGCCAAGATTTAGCGATCAAGGAATATACCTTCAATCGTACCGACGTGGTGCCCAAAATTATTCATATCCCAGCCGCGCCCGTGGTTTTGTTGGAAGGGATTTACGCACTACACCATGAGCAGCTGAATGCGATCGTTGATCTGAAAGTGTTTATTGATGCTGATGACCATCATCGCTTGCAACGCCGTATTCAACGTGATGCGGTTGAGCGTGGTTACGACCAAGACGATGTGATGTACCGACTCAGTCGTCATCATCAGCCTGCCTTCGAAGAATTTATCTTGCCGCATCGCAGTAAAGCCGATATCGTCATCCCCAACAATCACCACTTCGAAAAAGGCTTGGAGATGCTAGCCCACTTTCTACAGTGGAAAGCGCAAGAGCGCGCCTAA
- the rbsK gene encoding ribokinase, whose amino-acid sequence MQTHKHKAAKIVVVGSVNMDLLFKTPRMPAPGETLMGQSFHQIHGGKGANQAVAAARLGGEVSLIACVGQDDFGRSSVAALQADGIDTQLVRQVSNCATGVAGILLDDSGENSIVLAAGANAEVQSTDIDAGKTIMSGAQFLVCQLETPMASVAYAIQQAKTLGLQVILNPAPMQDIATDLLNQVDFLVLNETETQQMTGMSVENAESAVAAAQVLRQRGVGTVIVTLGAAGVVVVTAEGSMTMPAYKVEVLDTTAAGDTFVGALAVALGEGEGLQKACDFAQRAAAIAVTQLGAQTSIPHRSLVESHFH is encoded by the coding sequence ATGCAAACGCATAAGCATAAAGCTGCGAAGATCGTTGTCGTCGGTAGCGTCAACATGGATTTGCTATTCAAGACGCCACGCATGCCAGCGCCCGGTGAAACCTTGATGGGGCAAAGCTTTCATCAGATTCATGGAGGCAAAGGCGCGAATCAAGCGGTTGCTGCCGCGAGATTGGGTGGTGAGGTCAGTTTAATCGCCTGCGTTGGACAGGATGATTTCGGCCGCAGCAGTGTCGCCGCATTGCAAGCGGATGGCATTGATACGCAGTTGGTACGTCAGGTTTCGAATTGCGCCACTGGTGTAGCGGGAATTTTGCTCGATGACAGCGGTGAAAATAGCATCGTGTTGGCCGCTGGTGCGAATGCGGAAGTGCAATCGACGGATATTGACGCTGGAAAGACAATAATGTCAGGGGCACAGTTTTTGGTGTGCCAGTTAGAGACACCGATGGCAAGCGTCGCCTATGCGATCCAGCAAGCAAAGACATTGGGCTTGCAAGTCATTTTGAACCCCGCGCCCATGCAAGATATCGCGACCGATCTTTTGAACCAAGTCGACTTCTTGGTCTTAAACGAGACGGAGACCCAGCAAATGACAGGGATGTCCGTGGAAAATGCAGAAAGTGCAGTGGCAGCGGCACAAGTTTTGCGTCAACGCGGTGTCGGTACGGTGATCGTCACTTTGGGCGCTGCCGGTGTGGTGGTGGTAACGGCAGAGGGCAGTATGACGATGCCCGCCTATAAAGTGGAGGTGCTTGATACCACTGCGGCAGGAGACACCTTTGTTGGGGCTTTGGCAGTTGCTTTAGGGGAAGGTGAAGGCCTGCAAAAAGCTTGTGATTTCGCTCAAAGAGCGGCGGCGATAGCGGTTACCCAGCTCGGTGCGCAGACATCAATACCACATCGGTCCTTAGTAGAGAGTCATTTCCATTAA
- a CDS encoding BMP family lipoprotein, with product MKLRSIILACATAMLSMQAMAQQAQYALVYDAGGKFDRSFNQSAYEGAERFKKDTGLNYIDVQALSSVQGEQVMRNLARKGVKLIAAIGFTHAQQVQVVAKEFPNTKFVVVDGSAAGTNVASILFKEQEGSYLVGMAAAMASKSKKIGFIGGIDVPLIRAFACGYAQGAKAIDPKSEVIQNIVGTTAAAWNDPAKGGELARSQFERGVDVVFHAAGGSGMGALQAAKEKNKLAIGVDSNQNYLFPGVMLTSMVKRVDNAVYNNFMELKNGTWKAGVTNLGLKEGGVDWALDKDNRAVVSAEMEKRINTAKQDILSGKVKVVDYREASTCPVK from the coding sequence ATGAAACTGCGTTCAATTATTTTGGCATGTGCGACAGCAATGTTGAGTATGCAAGCGATGGCTCAACAAGCTCAATATGCGCTGGTGTACGATGCAGGAGGAAAATTTGATCGCTCTTTCAATCAATCTGCTTATGAAGGTGCGGAACGCTTTAAGAAAGACACGGGTCTGAACTATATCGACGTGCAAGCGCTGAGTAGTGTGCAAGGTGAACAGGTGATGCGCAATTTGGCTCGCAAAGGCGTGAAGTTGATCGCAGCGATTGGTTTTACTCATGCACAACAAGTCCAAGTGGTGGCAAAAGAATTTCCGAACACAAAGTTCGTCGTCGTTGACGGTTCTGCTGCTGGCACAAACGTAGCGTCGATTCTGTTTAAAGAACAAGAAGGTTCTTACTTGGTCGGTATGGCGGCGGCTATGGCGAGTAAGTCTAAGAAAATTGGTTTCATCGGCGGTATCGACGTCCCTTTGATTCGTGCCTTTGCCTGCGGTTACGCCCAAGGTGCTAAAGCGATTGATCCGAAATCGGAAGTGATTCAAAACATTGTCGGCACCACAGCTGCAGCATGGAATGATCCAGCTAAAGGTGGCGAATTAGCACGTTCCCAATTCGAGCGTGGTGTGGACGTGGTATTTCACGCTGCAGGTGGTAGCGGTATGGGCGCCTTGCAGGCGGCAAAAGAAAAAAACAAATTGGCGATTGGAGTTGATTCCAACCAAAACTATTTGTTCCCTGGCGTGATGCTGACCTCGATGGTGAAGCGCGTCGATAATGCGGTGTACAACAATTTCATGGAATTGAAGAATGGCACGTGGAAAGCTGGCGTGACCAACCTCGGTTTAAAGGAAGGCGGCGTGGATTGGGCACTCGATAAAGACAATCGCGCGGTCGTCAGCGCTGAGATGGAAAAGCGCATTAATACAGCGAAGCAGGATATTTTGAGTGGTAAGGTGAAAGTAGTTGATTATCGCGAAGCGAGCACCTGCCCAGTGAAGTAA